In Vibrio celticus, one genomic interval encodes:
- the yceD gene encoding 23S rRNA accumulation protein YceD, whose amino-acid sequence MQKEKIPRTVDPARTAQKRLDMDGIIQVSLLKRLTEATEGVKRDAQVSMSFGLDEQRLVVISGKANVEVDLECQRCNEVFAHECDVQFSYTPVYSEKSEEEAPEEYDLVDLNEYGELDLIQLVEDEFILGLPQIAMHDDAKCSVNSNNLVFGELPEEIEEDKKPNPFDVLKSLKK is encoded by the coding sequence ATGCAAAAGGAAAAAATACCGCGTACAGTTGATCCGGCAAGAACGGCTCAAAAACGACTCGATATGGATGGTATCATTCAGGTCAGTCTTTTGAAGCGTTTAACTGAAGCAACTGAAGGCGTAAAACGTGACGCGCAAGTCTCAATGTCATTTGGGCTTGATGAACAACGATTAGTCGTTATCTCTGGTAAAGCTAACGTCGAAGTCGATTTAGAGTGTCAACGTTGTAATGAGGTTTTCGCACATGAGTGCGATGTCCAATTTTCTTATACTCCTGTTTACAGTGAGAAAAGTGAAGAGGAAGCACCGGAAGAGTACGATTTGGTAGATCTGAACGAGTACGGTGAGTTAGACCTGATTCAATTAGTTGAAGACGAGTTCATCCTTGGATTGCCACAAATAGCAATGCACGACGATGCGAAATGTAGCGTTAACTCAAATAACTTGGTGTTTGGTGAACTTCCTGAAGAAATTGAGGAAGACAAAAAGCCGAATCCATTTGATGTTTTAAAAAGCTTAAAGAAGTAA
- the rpmF gene encoding 50S ribosomal protein L32, which translates to MAVQKSKKSRSMRGMRRSHDALTTAALSVDATSGETHLRHNVTAEGFYRGKKVINK; encoded by the coding sequence ATGGCCGTACAAAAGAGCAAGAAATCACGTTCAATGCGTGGCATGCGTCGTTCACACGATGCGCTAACTACAGCTGCACTTTCTGTAGACGCAACTTCAGGTGAAACTCACCTACGTCACAACGTGACTGCCGAAGGTTTCTACCGCGGCAAAAA